In Amycolatopsis sp. EV170708-02-1, the following are encoded in one genomic region:
- a CDS encoding acyl-CoA carboxylase subunit beta: MPLLRTQRDELREHIVDGRLDGVRRQHSLGKHTARERLDLLLDPDSFTEVELYRRHQASGLGLAENRPYTDGVIAGSGTIDGRRVFVYAQDFTVFGGSLGEAHAAKIQKVMDLAIATGSPLIGLNDSGGARIQEGVMALNGYGGIFRRQVEASGVIPQISVVLGPCAGGAAYSPALADFVFMVRDTARMYLTGPDVVETVTGERVSHDELGGADVHGASSGVATVVHDDEETCLADVRYLVSLLPSNYLEPAPREPSQDAGKDRRPRFAELVPVEPNKPYDMRDVFSELADDGEFFELHERWAQNVLCALARVDGRVVGLVGNQPVVFAGVLDGPASQKAARFVRFCDAFSIPLVTLVDVPGFLPGVEQEHSGIIRHGAQLLHAYCEATVPRVQVILRKAYGGAYIVMDSRSIGTDLSLAWPTNQIAVMGAEGAVNVLFRKDLAVAPDPDALRAHLVAEYTEEFMNPQYSAERGLVDDIIDPADTRSAVARALDMLQDKRKAAPQRKHGNHPI; the protein is encoded by the coding sequence ATGCCGTTGCTGCGCACCCAGCGCGACGAACTGCGCGAACATATCGTCGACGGACGGCTCGACGGCGTCCGCCGGCAGCACTCGCTCGGCAAGCACACCGCGCGCGAACGGCTGGATCTGTTGCTGGACCCCGATTCCTTCACCGAGGTCGAGCTGTACCGGCGGCATCAGGCGAGCGGGCTCGGGCTGGCGGAGAACCGGCCGTACACCGACGGCGTGATCGCCGGCTCGGGCACCATCGACGGACGGCGCGTGTTCGTCTACGCGCAGGACTTCACCGTCTTCGGCGGTTCGCTCGGCGAGGCGCACGCGGCGAAGATCCAGAAGGTGATGGATCTGGCGATCGCCACCGGCTCGCCGCTGATCGGGCTCAACGACAGCGGGGGAGCGCGGATCCAGGAAGGGGTCATGGCGCTCAACGGCTACGGCGGCATCTTCCGCCGCCAGGTCGAGGCGTCCGGTGTCATCCCGCAGATCAGCGTGGTGCTGGGCCCGTGCGCGGGCGGGGCGGCGTATTCGCCCGCGCTCGCGGATTTCGTCTTCATGGTGCGCGACACCGCCCGCATGTACCTGACCGGGCCGGACGTCGTCGAGACCGTGACCGGGGAACGGGTCAGCCACGACGAACTGGGCGGCGCGGACGTGCACGGCGCGTCGTCCGGCGTGGCGACCGTGGTGCACGACGACGAGGAGACCTGCCTCGCCGACGTCCGGTACCTGGTGTCGCTGCTCCCGTCGAACTACCTGGAGCCCGCGCCCCGCGAGCCGTCGCAGGACGCGGGCAAGGACCGGCGGCCGCGGTTCGCCGAACTCGTCCCGGTGGAGCCGAACAAGCCCTACGACATGCGTGACGTGTTCTCGGAACTGGCCGACGACGGCGAATTCTTCGAGCTGCACGAGCGATGGGCGCAGAACGTGCTGTGCGCGCTCGCGCGGGTCGACGGGCGCGTGGTCGGCCTGGTCGGCAACCAGCCGGTGGTGTTCGCCGGCGTGCTCGACGGCCCGGCTTCGCAGAAGGCGGCGCGCTTCGTGCGGTTCTGCGACGCGTTCAGCATCCCGCTGGTGACCCTTGTGGACGTTCCGGGCTTCCTGCCGGGCGTCGAACAGGAGCATTCCGGGATCATCCGGCACGGGGCGCAACTGCTGCACGCGTACTGCGAGGCGACCGTGCCGCGTGTGCAGGTGATCCTGCGCAAGGCGTACGGCGGCGCGTACATCGTGATGGACTCGCGGTCCATCGGGACCGATCTCTCGCTGGCGTGGCCGACCAACCAGATCGCCGTGATGGGCGCCGAGGGCGCGGTGAACGTGTTGTTCCGCAAGGATCTCGCCGTCGCGCCCGATCCGGACGCGTTGCGCGCCCACCTGGTCGCCGAGTACACCGAGGAGTTCATGAACCCGCAGTATTCGGCCGAACGCGGCCTGGTCGACGACATCATCGACCCGGCGGACACCCGGTCCGCCGTCGCCAGAGCGCTGGACATGCTGCAGGACAAGCGAAAGGCTGCGCCTCAGCGCAAGCACGGCAACCACCCGATCTGA
- a CDS encoding thioesterase family protein: protein MADYYEILHTVGFEETNLVGNVYYVNYVRWQGRCREMFLKEKAPAVLEEVRHDLKLFTLKVDCEFYAEITAFDELSIRLRLEELTQTQIQFTFDYVHLTAEGERLVARGRQRIACMRGPNTATVPSRVPEQLREALAPYAVDGKGE, encoded by the coding sequence ATGGCCGACTACTACGAGATCCTCCACACGGTCGGATTCGAAGAGACCAACCTGGTGGGCAACGTCTACTACGTGAACTACGTGCGCTGGCAGGGCCGGTGCCGCGAGATGTTCCTGAAGGAGAAGGCGCCCGCGGTGCTCGAAGAGGTCCGCCACGACCTCAAGCTGTTCACGCTCAAGGTGGACTGCGAGTTCTACGCCGAGATCACCGCGTTCGACGAGCTGTCCATCCGGCTGCGGCTGGAAGAGCTGACCCAGACCCAGATCCAGTTCACCTTCGACTACGTCCACCTCACCGCGGAAGGCGAGCGGCTGGTGGCCCGCGGACGGCAGCGGATCGCGTGCATGCGCGGCCCGAACACGGCCACGGTGCCCAGCCGGGTGCCCGAGCAGTTGCGTGAGGCGCTGGCCCCGTACGCGGTCGACGGCAAGGGGGAATGA
- a CDS encoding DUF6222 family protein, translating to MTIDESATPAPAPTTERPPVVTTMPRLGRGVCWRDIVREIELDELEREARMREAA from the coding sequence ATGACCATCGACGAATCCGCCACGCCCGCCCCGGCGCCCACCACCGAACGGCCGCCGGTGGTGACCACGATGCCCCGGCTCGGACGGGGGGTGTGCTGGCGCGACATCGTGCGCGAGATCGAACTCGACGAGCTCGAGCGCGAGGCCCGCATGAGGGAGGCGGCGTGA
- a CDS encoding acyl-CoA carboxylase subunit epsilon: MSPSGMDSAPVFRVLRGDPEDADLAALVAVFTALASAAPPPAPPARPAWSPLVAPTWRTSVLR, translated from the coding sequence ATGTCACCGTCCGGAATGGACAGTGCGCCGGTCTTCCGGGTCCTGCGGGGGGACCCGGAAGACGCCGATCTGGCGGCGCTCGTCGCCGTCTTCACCGCGCTGGCTTCGGCCGCGCCCCCGCCCGCGCCGCCTGCCCGGCCGGCCTGGTCGCCGCTCGTCGCGCCGACCTGGCGCACCTCGGTGCTGCGCTGA
- a CDS encoding flavin reductase family protein — MGTLEEPSRPVLKRLPTPAARRRLSAQAGLREVMGQFATGVTVLTAGGERAHGMTANAVTSVSLEPPMVLCCVSRAARMHEAIVTAGSYAVTVLASDQKELAKYFADWRRPAGLAQFDSVDWTAGPQTGAPLLDGALAWLECELAEVYEGGDHSIFLGKVVASSRGTAQDSLVFYSGGYHQIDGRIRASA, encoded by the coding sequence GTGGGCACGCTGGAGGAACCTTCGCGGCCGGTGCTGAAAAGACTGCCGACACCCGCCGCCCGGCGCCGGTTGTCCGCGCAGGCCGGCCTGCGGGAGGTGATGGGCCAGTTCGCCACCGGGGTCACCGTGCTGACCGCCGGGGGCGAACGGGCGCACGGGATGACCGCCAACGCCGTCACCTCCGTGTCGCTGGAGCCGCCGATGGTGCTGTGCTGCGTTTCCCGCGCGGCCCGGATGCACGAGGCGATCGTGACGGCGGGCTCGTACGCGGTCACGGTGCTGGCCTCGGACCAGAAGGAACTGGCGAAGTACTTCGCGGACTGGCGCCGCCCGGCCGGGCTCGCGCAGTTCGACTCGGTGGACTGGACGGCCGGGCCGCAGACCGGCGCCCCGCTGCTCGACGGCGCGCTGGCGTGGCTGGAATGCGAGCTGGCGGAGGTCTACGAAGGCGGTGACCACTCGATCTTCCTCGGCAAGGTGGTCGCCTCCAGCCGCGGCACCGCGCAGGACTCGCTCGTGTTCTACAGCGGCGGCTATCACCAGATCGACGGCCGCATACGGGCATCGGCCTGA